One genomic region from Pyrobaculum islandicum DSM 4184 encodes:
- a CDS encoding encapsulin, with translation MVFAKNPIDVVREKKFDSLEVADALRLAIIAELDAISLYLQLAKYVEDERVRRVFEDVANEEKTHFGEFLALLKAYDPTLAGELKAGAGEVEKLTGIKSGDPPGDGGNRAEEADKGNWVVKFVEGVRGAVASARRFRRYLQTFYVGRDADAVGVEVVGAQGSLERAVIPLREVRLRFSISYRGLEEWLSRGGAFPGEEAAARFAYMEDAAVAEALLKGAGRTLEASSWERPGSATAEVARAVAELYRAYVPEPYVLFVSPGRYARLVAVEERTGVMELTRVKSLVREVAVIPQLEDGVALLLSASPAVVDIAVGVDTEIVHLGPDEAGHSFLLRETLAVRIKKPEGVVVLRG, from the coding sequence ATGGTATTTGCAAAAAACCCGATTGACGTCGTTAGAGAGAAGAAGTTCGACTCTCTGGAGGTTGCAGATGCCCTGCGTCTGGCTATAATCGCGGAGCTTGACGCCATCAGCCTATATCTACAGCTGGCTAAATACGTAGAGGACGAGAGGGTGAGGAGGGTTTTTGAAGATGTTGCTAACGAGGAGAAGACACACTTCGGCGAGTTTCTCGCCTTGCTGAAGGCCTACGACCCCACGTTGGCTGGCGAGTTAAAGGCCGGCGCTGGGGAGGTAGAGAAGCTCACCGGTATAAAAAGTGGCGACCCCCCGGGGGACGGGGGGAATAGAGCGGAGGAGGCCGACAAGGGCAATTGGGTTGTGAAATTCGTCGAGGGGGTGAGGGGGGCCGTGGCGTCGGCTAGGAGGTTTAGGAGGTACCTCCAGACTTTCTACGTGGGGAGGGACGCAGATGCCGTCGGCGTCGAGGTGGTGGGGGCGCAGGGGTCGTTGGAGAGGGCTGTCATACCGCTGAGGGAGGTCAGGCTTAGGTTTTCTATCTCCTACCGGGGGCTTGAGGAGTGGCTTTCGAGAGGCGGCGCGTTTCCCGGAGAGGAGGCCGCGGCTAGGTTCGCCTACATGGAAGACGCGGCTGTGGCTGAGGCGTTGCTAAAGGGCGCCGGCAGAACTCTCGAAGCGTCTAGCTGGGAGAGGCCGGGGTCCGCCACCGCGGAGGTGGCTAGGGCTGTGGCTGAGCTGTACCGGGCCTACGTCCCAGAGCCCTACGTCCTCTTCGTGAGCCCGGGGAGATACGCCAGACTTGTGGCTGTGGAGGAGAGGACAGGCGTCATGGAGCTCACCAGGGTGAAGTCCCTGGTGAGGGAGGTGGCGGTGATCCCGCAGCTGGAAGACGGCGTTGCCCTCCTGCTCTCCGCAAGCCCCGCCGTGGTAGACATCGCAGTGGGCGTAGACACAGAGATTGTCCATCTGGGCCCCGACGAGGCGGGCCACAGCTTCCTCCTGAGGGAGACTCTTGCTGTTAGGATTAAAAAACCTGAGGGTGTTGTTGTGCTTAGGGGGTAG